From the Rhodothermales bacterium genome, the window GGCGGTGATCGGGTATGGAAGCCAGGGTCATGCCCATGCGCTCAATCTGCACGAGAGCGGCGTTGAGGTGGTCGTCGGACTGCGGCCGAGCTCCGCCTCTGCAGAGAAGTGCGTGTCACGCGGCCTTTCGGTCGCGTCGATCCCGGCAGCCGCCGCGTGGGGCGACGTGATCATGATCCTTATTCCCGATCAGGACCAGAAGCGCGTCTACTACGCAGATATCGAGCTCCATATGGCGCCGGGCAAGGCGCTTGGCTTTGGACACGGGTTCAATATTCACTACGGACAGATTGAGGCACCCGAAGGTGTGGACGTCTTTATGG encodes:
- a CDS encoding NAD(P)-binding domain-containing protein, giving the protein MKVYYESDPQLIGSRKVAVIGYGSQGHAHALNLHESGVEVVVGLRPSSASAEKCVSRGLSVASIPAAAAWGDVIMILIPDQDQKRVYYADIELHMAPGKALGFGHGFNIHYGQIEAPEGVDVFM